In a single window of the Atlantibacter hermannii genome:
- the holC gene encoding DNA polymerase III subunit chi, with protein sequence MKSATFYLLDNDTHQDGLNAVEQLVCEIAAERWRAGKRLLIACENEAQAIRLDEALWARDPDSFVPHNLAGEGPRAGAPVELAWPQKRGSSARDVLISLLPGFADFATAFPEVIDFVPYEETQKQLARERYKAYRVAGFHLTTATYGAAKT encoded by the coding sequence ATGAAGAGTGCAACCTTCTATCTGCTGGACAATGACACCCATCAGGATGGCCTGAACGCCGTCGAGCAACTGGTGTGCGAGATTGCCGCAGAACGCTGGCGGGCGGGTAAACGTCTTCTGATTGCCTGTGAAAACGAAGCCCAGGCGATTCGCCTTGACGAGGCGCTTTGGGCGCGGGATCCGGACAGTTTTGTCCCGCACAATCTGGCAGGCGAAGGGCCGCGCGCCGGGGCGCCGGTGGAGTTGGCCTGGCCGCAAAAACGTGGCAGCAGCGCGCGCGACGTGCTGATAAGCCTGCTGCCGGGGTTTGCAGATTTTGCCACCGCTTTCCCGGAAGTGATAGACTTCGTACCTTACGAAGAAACCCAGAAACAACTGGCTCGCGAACGCTATAAAGCCTATCGCGTGGCTGGTTTCCACTTGACCACGGCCACCTACGGCGCCGCAAAGACATAG